The proteins below come from a single Limosilactobacillus reuteri genomic window:
- a CDS encoding efflux RND transporter permease subunit, with the protein MIRRHVVESGLIALCVILTAIVLMMWWASQYAHFITTAMMIMIILGLMVGSLVPNIILTWLAIGLTTIGSAILLLGYVVMDNSIKIMLLFAFPITASLAYFSRYIIGEWGWLDRNRAEIESYATHYNQIVKLQTAYNANKIYKKELQFIIKEQIADLWIDVTAIHWVHNHQIRQFHHNDYNYALQKIAKVLKRRRLPSEALYYLEDGTFLILSYHLPDIIFAYQNQSTRAGLDELQINSSKPQFKWGHLKVDDINATSFKNLESVMRHIERDMETDLVVEYLRGVQR; encoded by the coding sequence ATGATTCGGCGACATGTTGTAGAATCGGGGCTTATTGCGCTTTGTGTAATATTGACTGCAATTGTGTTAATGATGTGGTGGGCATCCCAATACGCCCATTTTATTACGACGGCCATGATGATTATGATCATTTTGGGCTTAATGGTAGGGAGCTTAGTACCAAATATTATTTTAACCTGGCTTGCAATCGGCCTAACAACGATTGGTAGTGCCATTTTATTGCTAGGTTATGTGGTAATGGATAATTCGATCAAAATAATGCTACTGTTTGCCTTTCCAATTACCGCAAGTTTAGCTTACTTTAGTCGTTATATTATTGGAGAATGGGGATGGCTTGACCGTAATCGCGCAGAGATAGAAAGCTATGCGACCCACTATAATCAAATAGTAAAACTTCAGACGGCCTATAATGCTAATAAGATTTATAAAAAGGAACTTCAATTCATTATTAAAGAACAAATTGCTGATTTGTGGATTGATGTTACAGCGATTCACTGGGTTCATAATCACCAAATACGGCAATTTCATCATAATGATTACAACTATGCTCTTCAGAAAATTGCGAAAGTCTTAAAACGGCGACGATTACCATCTGAAGCCTTGTACTATTTAGAAGATGGTACTTTTTTAATTTTGTCATATCATTTACCAGATATTATATTTGCTTATCAGAACCAAAGCACGCGTGCAGGACTTGATGAATTACAAATTAATAGTTCAAAACCTCAGTTTAAATGGGGACATTTGAAGGTTGATGATATCAATGCGACTTCATTTAAGAATCTGGAAAGTGTAATGCGTCATATTGAAAGAGATATGGAAACAGACCTTGTCGTTGAGTACCTAAGAGGGGTTCAGAGATAA
- the pstA gene encoding phosphate ABC transporter permease PstA, giving the protein MRPEKVDRLATVIILTLTGLVGLVLFALLAYLLLSGIPHISWHFLTSSAESFRSGGGIRDQLFNSLYLVVLTLIVSIPLALCAAIYLSEYAPDNRWTNLLRLAIEVLSSLPSVVVGLFGYLVFVLQWGLDFSLLAGALALTILNLPILTRACEDALCQVPYLQRQAGLGLGMSKWRVTTKIVLPAALPGIITGAILSAGRIFGEAAALIYTAGQSSPAISYTDWNPFSPTSFLNPLRPAETLAVHIWKVNSEGLVPDARAVSNGSAAVLILTILIFNLLARYIGYLIKQRLAK; this is encoded by the coding sequence ATGCGTCCAGAAAAAGTAGATCGGTTGGCAACCGTGATTATTTTAACTTTAACCGGTTTAGTAGGGTTAGTTTTATTTGCCTTGTTAGCGTACCTATTACTATCAGGAATTCCCCATATTTCTTGGCATTTCTTAACGTCAAGCGCTGAATCATTTAGAAGTGGTGGGGGAATTCGTGATCAATTATTTAATTCTCTTTACCTGGTTGTTTTAACATTAATCGTTTCGATTCCTTTAGCATTGTGTGCTGCCATTTACTTAAGTGAGTATGCACCAGATAATCGGTGGACAAACTTATTACGCTTGGCGATTGAAGTTTTGAGTTCATTGCCATCAGTAGTAGTGGGATTATTTGGTTACTTAGTCTTTGTTTTGCAATGGGGGTTAGACTTCTCCTTACTTGCGGGGGCACTAGCATTAACAATTTTGAACTTGCCGATTTTAACGCGGGCATGTGAAGACGCCCTTTGCCAAGTTCCTTATCTTCAACGTCAGGCCGGATTGGGATTAGGAATGTCAAAGTGGCGAGTAACAACTAAAATTGTTTTACCGGCTGCTTTACCGGGAATTATTACTGGAGCGATCCTAAGTGCTGGCCGTATCTTTGGGGAAGCTGCTGCCTTAATCTACACGGCCGGGCAGAGTTCACCGGCAATTAGCTATACCGATTGGAATCCATTTAGTCCTACCAGTTTCTTAAATCCATTACGACCAGCCGAAACTTTAGCTGTCCATATCTGGAAAGTTAACAGTGAGGGATTGGTTCCAGATGCCCGTGCTGTTTCAAATGGTTCAGCAGCGGTTTTGATTCTAACAATTTTAATCTTTAACCTATTAGCTAGATATATTGGTTATTTAATTAAGCAACGACTTGCAAAGTGA
- a CDS encoding oleate hydratase, whose product MYYSNGNYEAFARPRKPAGVDKKHAYIVGAGLAGLSAAVFLIRDAQMPGENIHIFEELPIAGGSLDGQDRPDVGFVTRGGREMENHFECMWDMYRSIPSLEIPGASYLDEYYWLDKDDPNSSNCRLTYKRGNEVPTDGKYLLGKSTKELMKLILTPEDQLGDLTIGDYFSEDFFKSNFWIYWSTMFAFEKWHSLAEMRRYAMRFIHHIDGLPDFTALKFNKYNQYESMTKPLLAYLKDHGVKFEYDTQVQNVLVDTKNGEKHAKKIILKQGGEDKTINLTDDDLVFVTNGSITESSNYGSHHQVAQPTRALGGSWKLWENLAKQSPSFGHPDVFCKNIPNRSWFISATATVKNPQIEPYIERLTKRDLHDGKVNTGGIITVTDSNWMMSWTIHRQPHFKSQKPNETIVWIYGLYSDTEGNYIKKRIVDCTGEEITKEWLYHLGVPEALIDDLAKEESVNTVPVYMPFVTSYFMPRVKGDRPNVVPEGSANLAFIGNFAESPTRDTVFTTEYSVRTAMEAVYSLLNVDRGVPEVFNSVYDIRELIRAMYYMNDKKPLEEMDLPIPKIVEKPLLKKIKKNWIGELMEEQHLL is encoded by the coding sequence ATGTACTATTCAAACGGAAATTATGAAGCATTTGCTCGTCCCCGTAAGCCGGCGGGAGTGGATAAAAAACATGCTTACATTGTTGGCGCTGGTTTAGCAGGTCTTTCTGCGGCTGTCTTCCTAATTCGTGACGCCCAAATGCCAGGCGAAAACATCCATATTTTTGAAGAGTTACCAATCGCTGGTGGTTCCTTAGATGGTCAAGATCGCCCCGATGTTGGCTTTGTCACTCGTGGTGGCCGTGAGATGGAAAACCACTTTGAATGTATGTGGGATATGTATCGTTCAATTCCATCCTTGGAAATCCCTGGTGCATCTTATCTTGATGAATATTATTGGCTAGATAAGGATGATCCAAATAGTTCAAATTGTCGCTTAACTTATAAACGGGGCAATGAGGTTCCAACTGACGGCAAGTATCTTCTTGGAAAGTCAACTAAGGAATTAATGAAACTGATTCTTACACCTGAAGACCAGCTTGGGGACTTAACAATTGGGGATTACTTCTCTGAGGACTTCTTCAAGAGTAACTTTTGGATTTACTGGTCAACCATGTTTGCTTTTGAGAAATGGCATTCGCTAGCAGAAATGCGGCGATACGCAATGCGATTTATCCACCACATTGACGGTTTGCCTGACTTTACTGCTCTTAAATTCAATAAGTACAACCAGTATGAATCAATGACCAAACCATTGCTTGCATACCTTAAAGATCATGGTGTTAAGTTTGAATATGATACACAGGTTCAAAACGTCCTAGTTGATACCAAGAATGGTGAAAAGCACGCTAAAAAGATTATTCTTAAGCAAGGCGGCGAAGATAAAACGATCAACTTAACTGACGATGATCTGGTATTTGTTACTAATGGTTCAATCACGGAAAGCTCAAATTATGGGAGTCATCACCAGGTAGCACAACCAACCCGTGCCCTTGGCGGCAGCTGGAAATTATGGGAGAACCTTGCTAAACAATCGCCATCATTTGGTCACCCGGATGTCTTTTGTAAAAACATTCCTAACCGTAGTTGGTTCATTTCTGCAACTGCGACCGTCAAGAATCCACAAATTGAACCGTATATTGAACGACTAACTAAGCGTGACCTTCATGATGGAAAGGTAAACACTGGTGGAATTATCACCGTCACTGATTCTAATTGGATGATGAGTTGGACCATCCACCGGCAACCTCATTTTAAGAGTCAAAAGCCAAATGAAACCATTGTGTGGATTTATGGTCTCTATTCTGATACAGAAGGTAATTACATCAAGAAACGAATTGTTGACTGTACTGGGGAAGAAATTACTAAAGAATGGCTCTACCATCTCGGTGTTCCAGAAGCTTTAATTGACGATTTAGCAAAAGAAGAGTCGGTTAATACCGTCCCTGTTTATATGCCATTCGTTACTAGCTACTTTATGCCACGGGTAAAAGGCGATCGTCCGAATGTTGTTCCTGAGGGGTCAGCTAACTTGGCCTTCATTGGTAACTTTGCCGAATCGCCAACTCGGGATACCGTCTTTACAACTGAATATTCAGTCCGGACGGCAATGGAAGCTGTTTATAGTCTCCTCAATGTTGATCGCGGGGTACCAGAAGTCTTTAATTCAGTCTATGATATTCGCGAATTAATACGGGCAATGTATTATATGAACGATAAAAAGCCGCTTGAAGAAATGGATTTGCCAATTCCAAAGATTGTTGAGAAACCACTGCTCAAGAAAATTAAGAAGAATTGGATTGGCGAATTAATGGAAGAACAGCATTTACTTTAA
- a CDS encoding NADPH-dependent oxidoreductase has translation MTNETIKHQLNHRTIRAFKPTNLSAEQLNTLYSFASHTPTSMFMQQMSIMHITDPDKRAAIREISKQPYVGANGDLFILLVDLYRNQQIRQQKGKDDGRLHTADIFFQGLDDAIMAAQNMITAAESMGLGVVPLGSIKNDPQKIIEVLNLPKMTFPVLGLQIGIPDQEPQLKPRLPLKFIAFDNDYPKEIKLSDLSDYDQEVTTYYDLRDANRRIDSFTNQIAGAKLDRHYTKRDEIMKVLHRQGLCTDEGID, from the coding sequence ATGACCAATGAAACGATTAAGCACCAATTAAACCATCGTACAATTCGGGCCTTTAAGCCCACAAACCTTTCAGCAGAACAATTGAATACTCTTTACTCTTTTGCTAGTCATACGCCAACCAGTATGTTTATGCAGCAGATGTCAATTATGCACATTACTGATCCAGATAAACGGGCCGCAATCAGAGAAATTAGTAAGCAACCGTATGTCGGCGCAAACGGTGACCTGTTCATTTTGTTAGTTGATCTTTATCGTAACCAACAAATACGACAGCAAAAGGGCAAGGATGATGGCCGTTTACATACCGCTGATATTTTCTTCCAAGGCCTTGATGATGCAATCATGGCTGCCCAAAACATGATTACTGCTGCCGAGAGTATGGGTCTTGGCGTCGTTCCCCTTGGTTCAATCAAAAATGATCCGCAAAAAATCATCGAAGTCCTTAATCTCCCTAAAATGACCTTCCCAGTTTTAGGCTTACAAATCGGTATACCTGACCAAGAACCTCAACTAAAGCCCCGCCTGCCATTAAAATTTATCGCATTTGATAATGACTATCCAAAAGAGATCAAGCTCAGTGACCTAAGCGATTATGATCAAGAAGTTACTACCTACTATGACCTTCGTGATGCCAACCGACGAATTGATTCCTTCACCAACCAGATTGCGGGGGCTAAACTCGATCGCCACTATACCAAGCGCGATGAAATTATGAAGGTGTTACACCGACAAGGTCTTTGCACTGATGAAGGAATTGATTAG
- a CDS encoding phosphate ABC transporter substrate-binding protein yields MKKTIIGVVIVAIVCWLGGSWVLAKQQPSQEKITIVGSTALQPLAEAVANDYRTKHPQTSIIVQGGGSGTGLSQVQAGAVNIGSADIFADQQDGINANKLDDNIVAVSGIVPIVNEELGIKNLTMKQLQQIFTGQIKNWQEVGGPDLPITVINRAHGSGTRVAFEQTVLKPGMQAVNAQEQDSNGTVKEIIRNTPGAISYIAFAYLNDQVQSVNLDGVAPTADNITTNKWPLWSYEHMYTQKQPSQSTANFIKYMQSEKVQKTLVTEAHYISIHDMKVEKTPTGKVTERK; encoded by the coding sequence ATGAAAAAAACGATTATCGGGGTTGTTATCGTCGCAATAGTCTGTTGGTTAGGTGGGTCATGGGTACTCGCTAAGCAACAACCATCACAAGAAAAAATTACCATTGTCGGCTCAACAGCTCTTCAACCATTAGCTGAAGCAGTTGCAAATGATTACCGGACTAAGCATCCCCAAACCAGCATTATTGTACAGGGTGGGGGTTCAGGAACCGGCCTTAGTCAGGTACAAGCAGGAGCAGTAAATATCGGATCTGCTGATATCTTTGCTGACCAGCAAGATGGAATTAATGCCAATAAATTAGATGATAATATTGTTGCTGTTTCGGGAATAGTACCAATTGTTAATGAAGAACTTGGCATTAAGAATTTAACAATGAAACAGCTTCAACAAATTTTTACTGGTCAAATTAAGAATTGGCAAGAAGTTGGCGGACCTGATTTGCCAATTACAGTTATTAATCGTGCTCATGGGAGTGGAACCCGGGTTGCGTTTGAACAGACGGTATTGAAACCGGGGATGCAGGCAGTAAATGCTCAAGAACAAGATTCAAACGGGACAGTCAAAGAAATTATTAGAAATACACCAGGGGCAATCAGCTATATTGCATTTGCTTATCTTAATGACCAAGTTCAGTCAGTTAACCTTGATGGAGTAGCACCAACTGCTGATAACATTACGACTAATAAGTGGCCATTATGGTCATATGAGCACATGTATACGCAAAAACAGCCATCCCAATCAACTGCAAATTTCATTAAGTATATGCAAAGCGAGAAAGTTCAAAAGACGCTTGTAACAGAAGCTCACTATATTAGCATTCATGATATGAAAGTTGAAAAAACACCAACTGGGAAAGTAACTGAAAGGAAATAG
- a CDS encoding glycosyltransferase family 2 protein, with translation MTEFVMIVTLISIWSSLLMSSITLGGAVHFWLEHSRKIVDIIPLKRYPLITIVVPAHNEAVVIAQTTQAILELNYPADKVELLIFADNCNDQTAQRARTVLQLPKYKYEKRKAKVIERHGSGGKAGVLNDALKMAHGEYIGVYDADAMPEKNALYFLVRKILENPTRYVAAFGRNKTRNAEQNFLTKCINQEIVVTQRIQHCAIWHLFKIGRIPGTNFIIQSKYVRSIGGWANGALTEDTDISFKIMQSGKLIALAYNSEAFQQEPERLHDYYYQRLRWAKGNYQVVLKNFKYLFRKSNWRVKLETFYYSCTFFWFNAAIVLSDAIFLANVGFWIVHLFNPQVMIPFTFGESNILIAQLLLFNWLLMIILYILQITTAAATQFGQATNKQIWLALASYFTYSQLFIIVSIHAVISVALDRLLRRDGTKWVKTKRFAD, from the coding sequence ATGACCGAGTTTGTAATGATTGTGACCCTGATCTCAATTTGGAGTTCGCTATTAATGTCATCTATTACATTAGGTGGGGCAGTTCACTTTTGGCTTGAACATAGTAGAAAAATTGTGGATATTATCCCATTAAAACGATATCCATTAATTACGATTGTTGTTCCCGCTCATAACGAAGCAGTAGTTATTGCGCAGACGACCCAAGCAATCCTTGAATTAAACTATCCAGCAGATAAGGTCGAATTATTAATCTTTGCGGATAATTGCAATGATCAAACTGCTCAACGGGCCCGAACAGTGTTACAGCTTCCAAAATATAAATATGAGAAAAGAAAAGCAAAGGTGATAGAACGTCATGGTAGCGGAGGGAAGGCCGGTGTCTTAAACGATGCCCTTAAAATGGCTCATGGTGAATATATTGGTGTTTACGATGCCGATGCAATGCCGGAAAAAAACGCCCTCTATTTCTTAGTACGAAAAATCCTCGAAAATCCAACACGGTACGTTGCAGCATTTGGCCGGAATAAGACACGCAATGCCGAACAAAACTTTTTAACGAAGTGCATTAATCAAGAAATTGTTGTTACCCAACGGATCCAGCACTGTGCAATTTGGCATTTATTTAAGATTGGCCGGATTCCAGGAACTAACTTTATCATTCAAAGTAAATATGTCCGTTCAATCGGGGGCTGGGCAAATGGAGCCTTAACAGAAGATACTGATATTTCATTTAAGATTATGCAAAGTGGAAAACTAATCGCGTTAGCTTATAATTCGGAAGCTTTTCAACAGGAACCAGAACGTCTGCATGATTATTATTATCAGCGTCTACGGTGGGCAAAGGGAAACTACCAAGTTGTCCTTAAAAATTTTAAGTATCTCTTTAGAAAGAGCAATTGGCGAGTAAAGTTAGAAACATTTTATTATTCCTGTACTTTTTTCTGGTTTAATGCAGCAATCGTCCTTTCTGATGCAATCTTTTTAGCGAACGTAGGTTTTTGGATTGTTCATCTTTTCAATCCACAGGTAATGATTCCCTTTACATTCGGGGAAAGTAACATCCTAATCGCCCAACTTTTGCTTTTTAATTGGTTATTAATGATAATCTTGTATATTTTACAAATTACAACAGCAGCAGCTACGCAATTTGGGCAAGCGACGAATAAGCAAATCTGGTTAGCGCTTGCTTCATACTTTACCTATTCGCAATTATTTATAATTGTTTCGATTCATGCGGTAATCTCAGTTGCACTTGATCGACTATTACGGCGTGACGGGACAAAATGGGTAAAGACTAAGCGGTTTGCTGACTAA
- the pstC gene encoding phosphate ABC transporter permease subunit PstC codes for MEDLRQRLTQPSVESKQEASGKVISYLAITLIGGLVATILIFLTWKGIALFTGNHYSLWDFLSGIKWRPSDHVFGALPMIATSFSVTLLSGVIALPLALVVAIAITEILPSTAYKFLQPTIELLVGIPSVVYGYVGLTVIVPFLRRFFGGTGFGILAATCVLFLMILPTMTSMTIDSFRAVPKQYRNASAGLGATRWQTISRVIIPSAKSGILTAMVFGMARAFGEALAVQMVIGNTTVMPTGLMHSAATLTSVLTTGIGNTVMGTISNNALWSLALILLVMSLAFNLLMRLVSRKGVK; via the coding sequence ATGGAAGACTTACGACAACGTTTGACACAGCCCTCGGTTGAAAGTAAGCAGGAAGCCTCAGGGAAAGTAATTAGTTATCTTGCAATTACTTTAATTGGGGGACTAGTGGCAACGATCTTAATCTTTTTAACTTGGAAAGGAATTGCCCTCTTTACTGGCAATCACTATTCATTGTGGGATTTTCTAAGTGGAATTAAATGGCGGCCAAGTGATCATGTATTCGGGGCCTTACCGATGATCGCCACTTCTTTTAGCGTTACTCTTTTGTCAGGAGTAATTGCTTTGCCGCTTGCCTTAGTAGTAGCTATTGCAATCACAGAGATTTTGCCATCAACCGCATATAAGTTTCTTCAACCGACCATTGAATTATTAGTCGGAATTCCATCCGTCGTATATGGCTATGTCGGTTTAACAGTAATCGTTCCCTTCTTACGTCGCTTTTTCGGCGGCACTGGCTTTGGGATTCTCGCTGCTACTTGTGTATTGTTTTTGATGATTTTACCAACAATGACCTCGATGACAATTGATAGTTTTAGGGCAGTTCCTAAACAATATCGCAATGCGTCTGCAGGGCTGGGGGCAACTCGCTGGCAGACGATTTCGCGGGTGATTATTCCGAGTGCTAAAAGCGGGATTTTAACGGCAATGGTATTCGGGATGGCCCGGGCATTTGGTGAGGCCTTAGCAGTCCAAATGGTAATTGGAAACACGACGGTAATGCCAACGGGATTGATGCATTCAGCGGCCACCTTGACTAGTGTTTTGACTACCGGAATTGGAAACACAGTCATGGGGACGATCTCAAACAATGCACTCTGGTCCTTAGCTTTAATTCTATTAGTAATGTCCTTGGCCTTCAATCTTTTAATGCGGCTCGTTAGCCGGAAAGGGGTAAAATAA
- the phoU gene encoding phosphate signaling complex protein PhoU, with amino-acid sequence MGAIFDDELKRLRSHFMEMGIDASEQIYQATKAFTDHDADLADKVLTTDTKINDEEIHLEKQALKLMALQNPVATDFRKIISILKASTDIERLGDYSTHIARAAITLSKFEHHEDIEQPIEQMMMIVRKMLERILDAYVYTDEQVAYEVANEDLKVDLLYVKLQKEIMKALVKGGEDVKAYESYLAVIRNLERAGDHIVNLAEWIIYSGSGKLVELNPGKADPTLVRRKLTGNQ; translated from the coding sequence ATGGGAGCAATTTTTGACGATGAATTAAAACGGCTGCGGAGCCACTTCATGGAAATGGGAATTGACGCTAGTGAGCAGATCTATCAAGCAACAAAGGCATTTACGGATCATGATGCGGACTTAGCAGATAAGGTTTTAACAACTGATACAAAGATTAACGATGAAGAAATTCATTTGGAAAAACAGGCGTTGAAGCTAATGGCATTGCAAAACCCGGTTGCAACCGACTTTCGGAAAATTATCAGTATCTTAAAAGCTAGTACTGATATCGAAAGATTAGGAGACTATTCCACCCATATTGCCCGCGCTGCGATTACCTTAAGTAAATTTGAACATCATGAAGACATCGAACAGCCAATTGAACAGATGATGATGATTGTTCGCAAAATGCTTGAACGAATCCTTGATGCTTATGTCTATACTGATGAGCAGGTTGCCTATGAGGTTGCTAACGAGGACTTGAAAGTTGATTTACTTTATGTGAAATTACAAAAAGAAATCATGAAAGCACTGGTTAAAGGTGGCGAAGATGTAAAAGCCTATGAAAGTTATTTGGCCGTTATCCGGAATTTAGAACGCGCTGGCGACCATATTGTTAACTTAGCAGAATGGATTATTTACAGTGGATCGGGGAAACTGGTCGAATTGAATCCAGGAAAGGCTGACCCAACGTTAGTCCGTCGGAAATTAACTGGAAATCAGTAA
- a CDS encoding glycosyl hydrolase family 8, with protein sequence MKRPVYIWLLTLIVAVIYIATLAFVRIKNPEHIQYEDYRRWQAAYLVRKNSKQTFVNTSNDQKHPVALSEGQGYGLQVVSRAAEKGWASENDFDKLLNYYLAHRDYVGKHHDQLTYLMSWRQSYNKEGQWVDDHNSATDGDLYIAAALHRAAKVWPQKAPYYHKLEQQIATDIMKYEYNPTTHMLTVGDWVTKDSKFYYLLRTSDVMPTVFDHLYDCTHDSRWQMIKNNMLDRLTALSKQHRTGLVPDFAWARPGSTKPVGPNTVAGKYDGDYSANACRVPMMLAKSNDPRAQKVLNKMMRFFSEQYYITAGYSLNGHRLVKYQSNSFSAPIFYAVSCNRNEGYDNLFASQKHIFSKPLTEKNYYDATLTTLAALEGMN encoded by the coding sequence ATGAAACGACCAGTATATATTTGGCTCCTTACGCTCATTGTTGCGGTTATTTATATTGCAACGCTCGCGTTTGTAAGAATAAAGAATCCTGAACATATTCAGTATGAAGATTATCGGCGGTGGCAGGCAGCGTATTTAGTCCGCAAAAATAGTAAGCAAACGTTTGTTAATACCAGCAACGATCAAAAGCATCCTGTTGCATTATCGGAAGGACAAGGCTACGGGCTGCAAGTAGTATCTCGCGCTGCTGAAAAGGGCTGGGCAAGTGAAAATGACTTTGATAAGTTACTTAACTATTACCTTGCACATCGCGATTATGTTGGAAAACACCATGACCAGCTAACTTACTTAATGTCCTGGCGTCAGTCTTATAATAAAGAAGGTCAATGGGTTGATGATCATAATAGTGCGACTGATGGTGATCTTTACATTGCTGCGGCTCTTCACCGGGCTGCAAAAGTTTGGCCACAAAAAGCACCTTATTATCATAAGCTAGAGCAACAGATTGCCACTGATATCATGAAATATGAATATAACCCAACCACGCACATGTTAACAGTGGGTGATTGGGTTACGAAGGATTCTAAGTTTTATTATTTATTGCGAACTTCAGATGTAATGCCGACAGTTTTTGATCATTTATACGATTGTACTCACGATTCAAGGTGGCAGATGATCAAAAATAATATGCTTGACCGTCTGACTGCATTAAGTAAACAGCACCGAACAGGACTAGTACCTGACTTTGCCTGGGCTCGACCAGGGAGTACCAAGCCAGTGGGGCCGAATACGGTTGCCGGAAAATATGATGGAGACTATAGTGCGAATGCTTGTCGGGTTCCAATGATGTTGGCAAAAAGCAATGATCCACGGGCTCAGAAAGTCTTAAATAAAATGATGAGGTTCTTCAGTGAACAGTATTATATTACGGCTGGCTATTCATTAAACGGTCACCGATTGGTTAAATATCAATCAAATAGTTTCAGTGCGCCGATTTTTTATGCGGTTAGCTGCAATCGTAATGAAGGGTATGATAATCTGTTTGCTAGCCAGAAACATATCTTCAGTAAACCCTTAACAGAGAAAAATTATTATGATGCGACCTTAACGACATTAGCTGCTCTTGAGGGGATGAACTAA
- the pstB gene encoding phosphate ABC transporter ATP-binding protein PstB, whose amino-acid sequence MENSVALEVKNLQVLYGDKHVVHDVSMKFPANKITAMIGASGSGKSTLLRSLNRMNDDLATVKGEINFHDLNINQPKVNVYRIRQQIGMVFQQPTPFPLSIYENVIYGLRLARVKDRQILDQRVEESLRQAALWEEVKDHLKESALALSGGQQQRLCIARTLAVQPEIILMDEPTSALDPVSTSQIEDTLVQLKEKFTIIMVTHNMQQASRSADWTAFMHQGKLIEFNQTADTFMNPQQQQTADYLSGKFG is encoded by the coding sequence ATGGAAAATTCAGTTGCTCTTGAAGTGAAAAATTTACAAGTATTATATGGTGACAAACACGTTGTTCATGATGTTTCAATGAAATTTCCGGCCAATAAGATTACGGCAATGATTGGGGCTTCTGGTTCAGGAAAGTCAACATTGTTACGAAGTCTTAACCGGATGAACGATGACTTAGCAACGGTCAAAGGTGAAATTAATTTTCATGACTTGAATATTAACCAGCCTAAAGTTAATGTTTACCGGATTCGTCAACAAATTGGCATGGTCTTCCAGCAACCAACACCGTTCCCCTTATCAATCTATGAGAATGTTATTTATGGATTACGGCTTGCCAGAGTAAAGGACCGGCAAATTCTTGATCAACGAGTAGAGGAGAGTTTGCGTCAGGCCGCTTTGTGGGAAGAAGTCAAAGATCACTTAAAAGAAAGTGCGCTCGCCTTATCAGGAGGGCAGCAACAACGACTTTGTATCGCGCGGACGCTGGCAGTTCAGCCAGAAATTATCTTAATGGATGAACCGACAAGTGCCCTCGACCCGGTTTCGACTTCGCAAATTGAAGATACTCTTGTACAATTAAAAGAGAAATTTACAATTATTATGGTTACCCATAATATGCAGCAAGCATCACGTTCAGCAGACTGGACAGCTTTTATGCACCAAGGAAAATTAATTGAATTTAACCAGACGGCAGATACTTTTATGAATCCTCAACAACAACAAACGGCGGATTACCTTAGTGGAAAATTTGGTTAG